Proteins encoded within one genomic window of Episyrphus balteatus chromosome 1, idEpiBalt1.1, whole genome shotgun sequence:
- the LOC129909218 gene encoding putative nuclease HARBI1 has protein sequence MFAVLLLSEAHERRNRMRIQRRNLRDTTNPFEMPEERFRELFRLTRDAAQILLTEMSPHMHQGQRKTFIPIPIRLCAALHFYASGSYQRDIGQDFSAAMSRTMISRIVGEVSLILQNKFSGKWIKFPREDEYDSIKQRFFEATGFPGVIGAIDCTHVKIQKPNMEVEACYLNRKGYHSKNVQLICDFNLQILGVYARFGGASHDSFIWEASSIKTLLEQRCEINGVAEQSSWLLGDSGYPLRPWLMTPYRSSTDANERAFNTIHAKTRNCIERLNGVLKSVFRCLKIGLFYSPAAAGRIINACCVLHNFRIKHGIYDDIPIEELNNDDENIYHPPENNSVHHRAALRIRDWLKTNILR, from the exons ATGTTTGCAGTGTTGCTATTATCCGAAGCCCATGAACGTAGAAATAGAATGCGAATTCAACGTCGTAATCTTCGCGATACGACAAACCCGTTTGAAATGCCTGAAGAACGGTTTAGGGAACTCTTTCGGCTCACTCGTGATGCAGCACAGATTCTTTTAACAGAAATGAGTCCTCACATGCATCAAGGACAAAGAAAAACTTTCATCCCGATACCCATCCGTCTTTGTGCCGCCTTGCACTTTTACGCATCGGGATCGTACCAACGAGACATCGGCCAAGATTTTTCGGCAGCCATGAGCCGAACTATGATATCACGAATTGTTGGTGAAGTTTCGCTTATTTTGCAGAATAAATTTTCAGGAAAATGGATTAAATTTCCTAGAGAAGATGAATATGATTCCATAAAACAAAG attttttgagGCGACGGGTTTTCCTGGGGTGATTGGAGCAATTGACTGTACACACGTCAAGATTCAAAAACCCAATATGGAAGTGGAGGCTTGTTACCTCAATCGAAAAGGGTACCATTCAAAGAATGTGCAACTG ATTTGTGACTTCAATCTCCAAATACTAGGGGTCTACGCACGATTTGGAGGTGCATCACATGATTCCTTTATATGGGAAGCATCCTCGATAAAAACCTTACTTGAACAGCGGTGTGAAATTAATGGAGTTGCAGAACAGAGCTCTTGGTTGTTAG GTGACTCTGGCTATCCCTTGCGTCCCTGGCTTATGACTCCTTATCGCTCTTCTACAGATGCTAACGAAAGAGCATTTAATACAATCCAcgcaaaaacaagaaattgtaTAGAACGGCTCAATGGAGTCCTAAAGTCCGTTTTCCGGTGCCTTAAAATAGGATTATTTTACTCCCCTGCAGCTGCAGGGAGGATAATAAACGCTTGTTGTGTCCTTCACAACTTTCGCATTAAACACGGAATTTATGACGATATCCCAATTGAAGAATTAAATAATGACGATGAAAACATATACCATCCTCCTGAAAACAATTCTGTTCACCATCGTGCAGCCTTAAGAATTCGCGACTGGCTTAAGACAAATATCTTAAGATAA